In Aureibaculum algae, the following are encoded in one genomic region:
- a CDS encoding VCBS repeat-containing protein has protein sequence MTKTYKIIIALTVFVLTSCNKSEDNDSSTGTVQNENTLFTLVSSNDSNLTFENIITQTRENNHMINSQFISGGGVAVGDINNDGLEDIYFTGNQVRDKLFLNKGNLKFEDISDKAGITQDNNWSTGVTFVDIDNDGDKDIYVCRFTYLENEKSQNQLYINNGDQSFTEKASTFGLNDKGFSMHSTFFDFDNDGLLDIYVINQPPSIPNIGDKMSREQFPDITFSDRLYKNLGNGKFEDYTEKSNLRNFAFGLSATTGDFNNDGWQDIYVSNDFDVADHVYINQQDGTFKDEVRTATKHISNFSMGNDIADYDNDGNLDVMVVDMVAEDHKRIKTNMSGMNPEQFWSIVNKGGHYQYMFNTLQRNNGNGTFSELGQLAGVTSTDWSWAPLFADFDNDGFKDLFVTNGVVYNNRYSDLTTKYDKKVDSINKVAHQKGLNPNTMMDVMDFVNMAPTDKLPNYIYKNNGDLTFNNKVKDWGLETPTLSNGAAYADFDLDGDLDLVVNNINENASLYKNTTTDRRLGNYIRFKFVTDKNEPVYGTKIALYKKDSLLQVVQITNSRGFMSKSEDVAHFGIGDEKIIDKAIIQWIDGTTSTLSNLEVNKVHQLKTGELERETIQGKPNKTLQFQDVTQSLNLAKVYHQENKNDDYAYEVLLPHKMSQFGPAIGVGDVNGDKKEDFYLGGAAGYSGKLYLQNNKGTFDEIIDGAWSQDKASEDMGIALIDVDNDKDLDLFVVSGGNEFNEGDTALQDRLYINDGRGKFTKSNNLPKYLTSGSCVMPFDFDKDGDLDLFIGGRLTPRKYPHAANSYLLENTGGKFIDASDKIAPEMKDLGMVTAASWTDYNNDGFEDLIVVGEWMPVTLFMQSENGTFKKKTIPNSEGWYYEVKTGDMDNDGDNDIIVGNLGLNYKYKANSKEPFEVYSYDFDNNGSLDIVLSYYEHGIAFPVRGKSCSTQQIPSLKEKFPTYEEFGNSNLQNIYGSTLTDALNLKAKTFASAYIENGGEGNFTIKPLPSLAQVSSINSILIDDYNLDGNKDLLISGNLYVSEIETPRNDAGTGLLLHGDGKGNFTSVSIQESGFYTPNDVKDMKMIKIGDKNIILAAKNNDYLQAVEFFSSEELLESN, from the coding sequence ATGACAAAAACATACAAAATTATCATTGCCCTGACAGTTTTCGTGTTAACAAGCTGTAATAAAAGCGAGGATAATGATAGTAGTACTGGTACAGTACAAAACGAGAATACATTATTTACTTTGGTGTCTTCTAATGACTCTAATTTAACGTTCGAGAACATCATAACGCAAACCAGAGAGAACAATCATATGATAAACTCTCAATTTATATCTGGTGGAGGCGTAGCCGTTGGTGATATAAATAATGATGGCTTGGAAGATATTTATTTTACAGGAAATCAAGTAAGGGATAAACTATTTTTAAACAAAGGAAATTTAAAATTTGAAGATATTTCTGATAAAGCGGGTATTACCCAGGATAATAATTGGTCAACTGGTGTAACATTTGTAGATATTGATAATGATGGCGATAAGGATATTTATGTTTGTAGGTTTACTTATCTAGAAAACGAAAAAAGTCAAAACCAATTATACATTAATAACGGAGACCAAAGCTTTACCGAAAAAGCATCCACTTTTGGTCTAAATGATAAAGGTTTTTCCATGCACTCCACCTTTTTCGATTTTGATAACGATGGTTTGTTAGATATTTACGTTATAAATCAGCCTCCAAGTATCCCAAATATTGGAGATAAAATGAGTAGAGAACAGTTTCCAGATATTACTTTTAGTGATCGATTATATAAAAACCTGGGCAACGGAAAATTTGAAGATTATACCGAAAAATCGAATCTTAGAAATTTTGCATTCGGACTATCGGCAACTACAGGAGACTTTAACAATGACGGTTGGCAAGATATTTATGTTTCCAATGATTTTGATGTGGCTGATCATGTTTATATTAATCAACAAGACGGCACTTTTAAAGATGAAGTACGCACGGCCACTAAACATATTTCAAACTTTAGTATGGGTAACGATATTGCGGACTATGATAATGATGGAAATTTAGATGTTATGGTCGTAGACATGGTCGCAGAAGACCATAAAAGGATTAAAACGAACATGAGCGGTATGAATCCCGAACAGTTTTGGTCTATCGTAAATAAAGGTGGTCACTATCAATATATGTTCAATACTTTACAAAGGAATAATGGAAATGGAACCTTTAGTGAGTTAGGTCAACTCGCGGGCGTTACAAGTACTGACTGGAGTTGGGCACCATTATTCGCTGATTTTGACAACGACGGTTTTAAAGACCTTTTTGTAACCAACGGCGTTGTTTATAATAACCGCTACAGCGATTTAACTACAAAATACGATAAGAAAGTTGATAGCATAAACAAGGTAGCCCATCAAAAAGGATTAAACCCAAATACGATGATGGATGTAATGGATTTTGTAAATATGGCTCCCACCGATAAATTACCGAACTATATTTATAAAAATAACGGAGACTTAACTTTTAATAATAAAGTAAAAGACTGGGGGTTAGAAACGCCAACACTTTCAAACGGAGCTGCTTACGCTGATTTTGATTTAGATGGTGATTTAGATTTGGTGGTTAATAATATTAATGAAAACGCATCATTATATAAAAATACAACTACAGACAGACGATTAGGTAATTATATACGCTTTAAATTTGTTACTGATAAAAACGAACCTGTTTATGGAACAAAAATAGCATTGTATAAAAAAGATTCATTGTTGCAAGTTGTTCAAATAACGAATTCGAGAGGGTTTATGTCTAAAAGTGAAGATGTAGCTCATTTTGGAATTGGAGATGAAAAAATTATTGATAAGGCCATAATTCAATGGATTGATGGCACAACTTCAACACTTTCTAATTTAGAGGTAAATAAAGTTCATCAGCTAAAGACAGGAGAGTTAGAGAGAGAAACAATTCAAGGTAAACCTAATAAAACTTTACAATTTCAAGATGTAACCCAATCTCTTAATTTAGCTAAAGTGTATCATCAAGAGAATAAAAATGATGATTATGCTTATGAAGTATTGCTTCCTCATAAAATGTCACAATTTGGACCTGCCATAGGTGTTGGTGATGTAAATGGTGATAAAAAAGAAGATTTTTACTTAGGCGGAGCTGCAGGGTATTCAGGGAAACTATATCTGCAGAATAATAAAGGAACTTTTGATGAAATTATAGATGGAGCTTGGTCTCAAGACAAGGCTAGTGAAGATATGGGCATAGCATTAATAGACGTTGACAATGATAAAGATTTAGATTTATTTGTTGTAAGTGGGGGGAATGAATTTAATGAAGGCGATACCGCATTACAAGATAGGTTATATATAAATGACGGCAGAGGAAAGTTTACCAAAAGCAATAATTTACCGAAATACCTTACTAGTGGATCGTGTGTAATGCCTTTTGATTTTGACAAAGACGGCGATTTAGATCTCTTTATTGGTGGACGCTTAACACCAAGAAAATATCCGCATGCAGCAAATAGTTATTTACTGGAAAATACTGGAGGAAAATTTATTGATGCTTCAGATAAAATAGCCCCTGAGATGAAAGATTTAGGAATGGTAACTGCTGCAAGTTGGACAGATTATAATAATGATGGTTTTGAAGACTTAATAGTGGTAGGTGAGTGGATGCCAGTAACCTTATTTATGCAATCAGAAAATGGTACTTTCAAAAAGAAAACCATTCCAAATAGTGAAGGATGGTATTATGAAGTTAAAACGGGGGACATGGATAATGACGGAGATAATGACATCATTGTTGGTAATCTCGGTTTAAATTATAAATATAAAGCAAACTCTAAAGAACCTTTTGAAGTTTACAGCTATGATTTTGACAATAATGGAAGTTTAGATATTGTGTTGAGTTATTATGAACATGGAATTGCGTTCCCTGTAAGAGGTAAAAGTTGTTCAACGCAACAAATTCCATCGCTAAAAGAGAAATTTCCAACGTATGAAGAATTTGGAAATTCAAATTTACAGAACATTTATGGTAGTACACTAACTGACGCATTGAACTTAAAAGCGAAAACCTTTGCATCAGCCTATATTGAAAATGGCGGTGAAGGTAATTTTACTATTAAACCTTTGCCATCGTTAGCACAGGTATCTTCCATAAATAGTATTTTAATAGATGATTATAATTTAGATGGGAATAAAGACTTGTTGATTTCAGGAAATTTATATGTATCAGAGATAGAAACACCTCGTAATGATGCAGGTACAGGGCTACTGTTACATGGAGATGGTAAGGGGAATTTTACTTCAGTTTCTATTCAAGAAAGTGGTTTTTACACGCCAAACGATGTAAAAGACATGAAAATGATTAAAATTGGTGATAAAAACATCATTTTAGCAGCTAAAAATAATGATTACCTCCAAGCTGTTGAATTTTTTAGTTCCGAGGAGCTTCTTGAAAGTAATTAA
- a CDS encoding sulfatase-like hydrolase/transferase: MKKISLTILLLFLGFYYLIAQNSKKPNVIVIYTDDQGAGDLGCYGATDIFSPNIDKLAEDGIRFTQAYVAAPVCAPSRAALLTGNYPQRAGVPGNTSASIGSDGLPDEQYTMAELFKDNGYKTAHVGKWHLGMSEASSPNNQGFDYSFGHLRGCIDNYSHFFFWEGPNIHDLHENGKEVFYDGKYFPDVMAEKVDAFIDKNQQDPFFLFYAINMPHYPYQPTQKWKKYYADKGIEFPRSDYGAFISTIDERIGMLIDQLNSLGLREDTIIVYQSDNGYSTEMRAFNGGGSSGPYRGAKSSLFEGGIRLPTIISWKGNLPENKVSKQFLLNTDWMPTLSNLCGLENKKSAIDGIDLSSMLMNTKQKSLRTSAFWKYGSQWVVRDGKWKLIAYPKDTSHKGELDLESDALFLSNLDEDVSEMKNLASKHPEIVKSLIKKYTEWEFGSIDGVPKETKKVNHLAVETIIESTLPLPTNYKNIEVLIDGKSGYLDYSSGQWIGQEGKDLEFLIDLKKEQNIEKISCGYMQDLGNWIFKPEQISVSFSSNGKDFEGSLFLNDEENNINKNTFKGKFSIEKPFTARYLKINIKNIGVCPPTHKGAGSKAWLFIDELYIE; the protein is encoded by the coding sequence ATGAAAAAAATAAGTCTAACTATTTTACTATTATTTTTGGGGTTTTACTATTTAATTGCCCAAAATTCAAAAAAACCGAATGTAATTGTGATTTATACAGATGACCAAGGTGCCGGCGATTTAGGTTGTTATGGTGCCACAGATATATTTTCGCCAAACATAGATAAGCTTGCAGAAGATGGAATCCGGTTTACACAAGCTTATGTAGCAGCACCTGTGTGTGCTCCTTCAAGAGCTGCTTTATTAACAGGTAATTATCCTCAAAGAGCTGGTGTGCCTGGAAACACATCTGCAAGTATTGGTTCAGATGGTTTACCTGACGAGCAATATACCATGGCCGAATTATTTAAAGACAACGGATATAAAACAGCTCATGTTGGTAAATGGCATTTAGGGATGAGTGAAGCAAGTAGCCCTAACAACCAAGGTTTTGACTATTCCTTTGGACATTTACGAGGTTGCATTGATAATTATTCCCATTTTTTCTTTTGGGAAGGACCTAACATTCATGATTTACATGAAAACGGTAAAGAGGTATTTTATGATGGAAAATACTTTCCTGATGTAATGGCCGAAAAAGTGGATGCTTTTATAGATAAAAATCAACAGGATCCTTTCTTTTTATTTTATGCCATTAACATGCCTCACTATCCCTACCAACCTACTCAAAAATGGAAAAAATATTATGCAGACAAAGGCATCGAATTTCCAAGATCTGATTACGGAGCATTTATTTCTACAATTGATGAACGCATAGGAATGCTAATAGACCAACTCAATAGCTTAGGACTACGAGAAGACACCATCATTGTTTATCAATCTGACAATGGTTATTCTACAGAAATGCGTGCTTTTAATGGGGGTGGTAGTTCTGGACCTTATCGTGGAGCTAAAAGTAGCTTATTCGAAGGTGGTATACGATTACCAACCATTATAAGCTGGAAAGGAAATTTACCCGAAAACAAAGTAAGTAAACAGTTTTTACTAAATACAGATTGGATGCCAACGCTATCGAATTTATGTGGATTGGAAAATAAAAAATCTGCAATTGACGGCATAGATTTGTCATCAATGTTAATGAACACAAAGCAAAAATCACTAAGAACGTCTGCATTCTGGAAATATGGAAGTCAATGGGTAGTCAGAGATGGAAAATGGAAATTGATTGCGTACCCAAAAGATACGTCTCATAAAGGAGAACTTGATTTGGAAAGTGATGCTTTGTTTTTATCAAACTTGGATGAAGATGTATCAGAAATGAAAAACTTGGCTTCAAAACATCCAGAAATTGTAAAAAGTCTAATTAAAAAATACACTGAATGGGAATTTGGTTCTATTGATGGTGTTCCTAAAGAAACAAAAAAAGTAAACCATTTGGCCGTCGAGACAATTATAGAGAGCACCTTGCCTTTACCTACCAACTATAAAAATATTGAAGTATTAATAGATGGTAAAAGTGGGTATTTAGATTATAGCTCAGGACAATGGATTGGACAAGAAGGCAAAGATTTAGAATTTTTAATTGACTTGAAAAAAGAACAAAATATAGAAAAAATTTCTTGTGGCTATATGCAGGATTTAGGGAATTGGATTTTTAAACCTGAACAAATTTCTGTTAGTTTTTCTTCTAATGGTAAAGACTTTGAAGGATCACTATTTTTAAACGACGAAGAAAACAACATAAATAAAAATACCTTTAAAGGAAAATTTAGTATTGAAAAACCATTCACAGCAAGATATTTAAAAATTAATATTAAAAACATTGGGGTTTGCCCACCTACTCATAAAGGTGCAGGAAGTAAAGCTTGGCTATTTATTGATGAGCTGTATATAGAGTAA
- a CDS encoding sulfatase family protein, with protein sequence MLKLHNIKALTLLMALSFISCKSEKEKKEINQQPNIIVIYADDLGFGDVSAYGSEVLKTPNIDRIANEGIKFMNGYAASPTCSPSRYALLSGNYPFKKKNARVLPGNAPLIFDTSKQTLPSMLRDAGYTTGVVGKWHLGLGSENMDWNGEIKPGPLEIGFDESYIMASTNDRVPSVYVKGHRIDGLDAKDPIEVSYKENFEGEPTGKENPELLKLHPSHGHDMSIHNGISRIGFMRGGKSALFTDENMGDDFLRESKAFIDRNKEKPFFLFYSLHQPHVPRVPHPRFAGKSSLGPRGDVIMEADWDVGQLLDYLDELKLTENTIIIFSSDNGPVLDDGYKSDAVEKNGNHTPAGNLRGGKYSLFDGGTHVPFMLMWKGTIEPGISNALVSQMDLPASFASFTGQKNTTEDGENVIDALLGKSDIGRESLILGRTNGISIRHGDWILIPPHKGPKSTGKFTNIETGRDTIYQLYNVKEDIGQQHNVALKYPEMVKKLRDEINKIKAI encoded by the coding sequence ATGTTAAAGTTACATAATATAAAAGCACTTACGTTGTTGATGGCTTTGAGTTTCATTTCTTGCAAAAGCGAAAAAGAAAAAAAAGAGATAAATCAACAACCTAATATTATAGTAATTTATGCCGATGATTTGGGCTTTGGTGATGTTAGTGCATATGGAAGTGAGGTTTTAAAAACACCAAATATTGATCGCATAGCGAATGAAGGTATTAAATTCATGAATGGTTACGCGGCTTCACCGACATGTAGTCCAAGTCGCTATGCGTTGTTATCTGGTAATTACCCATTTAAAAAGAAAAATGCTAGAGTACTCCCAGGAAATGCTCCTCTAATTTTTGATACGAGTAAGCAAACTTTACCATCCATGTTAAGAGATGCTGGCTATACAACAGGTGTAGTTGGTAAATGGCACCTAGGGTTAGGTAGTGAAAATATGGATTGGAATGGTGAAATTAAACCAGGACCATTAGAAATTGGTTTTGACGAATCTTATATAATGGCTTCAACAAATGATAGAGTACCATCTGTTTATGTTAAAGGGCATCGAATTGATGGTTTAGATGCTAAAGATCCGATTGAAGTGAGCTACAAAGAAAACTTTGAAGGTGAACCAACAGGAAAAGAGAATCCGGAATTACTAAAATTACATCCTAGCCACGGGCATGACATGAGTATTCATAACGGAATTTCTAGGATTGGATTTATGCGTGGTGGTAAATCAGCATTATTTACTGACGAAAACATGGGAGATGACTTTTTACGAGAATCAAAGGCATTTATAGACCGTAATAAAGAAAAGCCATTCTTTTTATTTTATAGTTTGCATCAACCACATGTGCCTCGAGTGCCCCATCCTCGGTTTGCTGGGAAATCTAGTTTAGGTCCAAGAGGTGATGTAATTATGGAAGCTGATTGGGATGTTGGACAATTGTTAGATTATCTAGATGAATTAAAACTAACAGAAAATACGATTATAATTTTTTCGAGTGATAATGGTCCTGTACTAGATGATGGTTATAAAAGTGATGCCGTTGAAAAAAATGGGAATCACACACCAGCAGGGAATCTAAGAGGAGGGAAGTATAGCCTTTTCGATGGAGGAACGCATGTACCATTTATGTTAATGTGGAAAGGAACTATTGAACCAGGCATTTCAAATGCTTTGGTTTCGCAAATGGACTTACCGGCTTCATTCGCTTCGTTTACAGGACAAAAAAACACAACTGAAGATGGTGAAAATGTAATAGATGCATTGCTGGGAAAATCAGATATAGGTAGGGAAAGTTTAATTTTAGGTAGAACGAATGGAATTTCTATTCGCCATGGAGATTGGATATTAATTCCACCACATAAAGGTCCAAAAAGTACAGGGAAGTTCACCAATATTGAAACGGGAAGAGATACGATTTATCAATTATATAATGTAAAAGAAGATATAGGACAGCAGCATAATGTCGCCTTAAAATATCCAGAGATGGTTAAAAAATTAAGGGATGAAATAAATAAAATAAAAGCAATATAA
- a CDS encoding TlpA family protein disulfide reductase, with the protein MKKVFYACSILIMLSACKSESPTVEYAIISGKVINKGDGLLRLYSGDMSFTDTIQVSADGVFRDTMRAKFGDFVLYDGKSVTPIHLQQGNDIQINYDSDDFDETIKISGVGADIGNYFLAKGKKIKSLQGPGNSYFELEEDAYKKKSNEIKTVNEALLDSMTSISNDFRTKEKRNLNYEYLSALNNYESYHKHYAKKPEFKVSEGFLTELEGLDFNNEEDFLSSQAYVSLVTSHYIKKVEKTLEADSTLSRSLVRLKSFSSAPNQTIKNGLLYNHSKFEISYTDDLETFYNTFMEGSTNENNKKEITKTYTKIKSVSKGNVSPQFTNYENHAGGTTSLDDLKGKYVYIDVWATWCGPCLAEISSLKKVEKTYHDKNIEFVSLSIDKKKDHDKWKKMVTEKELGGIQLIADNDSSSKFVQDYQIMGIPRFILIDPQGNIVNSNAPRPSDKKLITLFNELKI; encoded by the coding sequence ATGAAAAAAGTATTTTACGCATGTAGTATTTTAATTATGTTGTCGGCATGTAAAAGTGAGAGTCCAACGGTTGAATATGCAATTATTTCTGGAAAAGTTATTAATAAAGGCGATGGATTATTAAGACTCTATAGTGGAGATATGAGTTTTACAGACACTATTCAGGTTTCAGCCGATGGTGTATTTAGAGATACCATGAGAGCCAAGTTCGGTGATTTTGTTTTATATGACGGTAAAAGTGTGACTCCAATTCATTTACAACAAGGTAATGATATTCAAATAAATTACGATAGTGATGACTTTGACGAAACGATAAAGATATCTGGAGTTGGAGCTGATATAGGTAATTATTTTTTGGCGAAAGGTAAAAAAATCAAAAGTTTACAAGGACCAGGTAATTCCTATTTTGAATTGGAAGAAGATGCCTATAAAAAGAAATCTAATGAAATAAAGACTGTAAATGAAGCTTTATTAGATTCGATGACGAGTATTTCTAATGACTTTAGAACAAAGGAAAAAAGAAATCTGAATTACGAATATTTATCAGCCTTAAACAATTATGAATCTTATCATAAACATTATGCTAAAAAACCAGAATTTAAAGTATCTGAAGGTTTTTTAACAGAACTTGAAGGTTTAGATTTTAATAATGAGGAAGATTTTTTATCATCTCAAGCTTATGTTAGTTTAGTTACTTCTCATTATATAAAAAAAGTAGAAAAGACTTTGGAAGCAGATTCAACGCTGTCTAGAAGTCTAGTAAGGTTAAAATCATTTTCATCTGCACCCAATCAGACCATTAAGAATGGGCTATTATACAATCACAGTAAATTTGAAATATCATATACAGATGATTTAGAAACTTTTTATAACACTTTTATGGAGGGTTCTACTAATGAAAATAATAAAAAAGAAATTACTAAAACATACACTAAAATTAAATCAGTATCAAAAGGAAATGTTTCTCCACAATTTACAAATTATGAAAATCATGCAGGTGGTACTACTTCGTTAGACGATTTAAAAGGTAAGTATGTCTATATTGATGTGTGGGCGACATGGTGCGGCCCTTGTTTAGCTGAAATATCATCACTGAAAAAGGTAGAAAAAACATATCATGATAAAAACATAGAATTTGTTAGTTTGTCAATAGATAAGAAAAAGGATCATGACAAGTGGAAAAAAATGGTAACAGAAAAAGAATTAGGTGGTATTCAATTGATAGCGGATAATGATTCTAGTTCAAAATTTGTACAAGATTATCAAATTATGGGTATTCCTCGTTTTATATTAATAGATCCTCAAGGTAATATTGTTAATTCAAACGCTCCAAGACCATCAGATAAAAAGCTGATTACTTTATTCAATGAATTAAAGATTTAA